One stretch of Glycine soja cultivar W05 chromosome 7, ASM419377v2, whole genome shotgun sequence DNA includes these proteins:
- the LOC114420388 gene encoding vegetative cell wall protein gp1-like, giving the protein MSSGGVDPPRPPSHDSSGKGTTAKKRRYMVRLLPPRDSLTSSIPSPSSMSIPVRPLDVAPTPSPPSTKARPSSSHVNARGPSPIPASTPFPSSVDAHGPSPLLTSTPSPSPPVGNMPTDEDAINLSMEDPL; this is encoded by the coding sequence ATGTCATCAGGTGGTGTTGATCCTCCTCGACCCCCGTCACATGACTCCAGTGGGAAAGGGACAACTGCGAAGAAAAGACGATACATGGTTAGACTATTACCACCTCGAGATAGTCTGACTTCATCTATCCCATCCCCGTCTTCTATGTCTATCCCAGTTAGGCCTCTCGATGTTGCCCCTACACCATCTCCACCTTCGACTAAAGCTAGACCATCTTCATCTCATGTTAATGCACGTGGACCATCTCCGATACCTGCATCCACACCATTTCCATCCTCCGTTGATGCACATGGACCGTCCCCATTACTTACATCCACACCTTCTCCATCCCCGCCTGTGGGCAACATGCCTACAGATGAAGATGCTATAAATTTGTCAATGGAAGATCCACTTTAA